The segment AATGAAACTTTTGATCGCCAGTATTTTGGGGATTTTGCTGTTGCCTGAGATTGGCTGGTCACAGAGTGTGATTGTGCCTGATGATACTTTGGGGGCGGAACGATCGCAGGTTACACCGAATTTCCTGGGGCTACCAGTTGAAGCGATCGACGGTGGTGCGCAACGGGATCAGAATTTATTTCATAGTTTTCGCGAGTTCAATGTCGATAACGGACGCGGGGCTTATTTTGCCATCCCTAATCCTGCTATCCGCAATGTTTTAACCAGGGTCACAGGCGGTAATCCTTCAGAAATTCTGGGCACGATCGGTACTTTTTTACCGACGATTTTAACAACGCGTGTGCCGAATGTGAATCTGTTTTTGATTAATCCCAATGGGATTGTGTTTGGTGAGACTGCCAGCTTAGATGTAGGTGCTTCGTTTTTTGCGACGACGGCGAGTGGGGTGAGGTGGGGTGAGGGCATTTTTAGTGCGACGCAGCCAGAGCGACCGGCGGATTTGTTGACGGTAAATCCATCAGTATTTTTGTTTGGCAGTGCGACGCCGGAGAGCATTGAGGTGCGATCTCAATTCTTGGGAGTTCCAAATGGTGAAGCACTTTTGCTGTTGGGTGGAGATATATTGATCGATGGGGGACGACTGAATGCCTATGGCGGACGAGTGGAAGTAGGTGCAGTGGGGGGGACTGGAGAAGTGAAACTCTTGGAAAGTAGCCGCTTGAACATCCCGACGACGCTCCCCCGCGCCGATATTTCTTTCACCAACACGGCACGAGTGGATGTTTCTCTGGATCAAGGAGGCGACATTAGCTTCACAGCGAGAAATATTGGACTCTCGAACAGTATTGTGAGGGCTGGAATTGAGTCTGGTTTGGGCGTTGAGGGCAACCGAGCTGGAGACATTCGCCTCGATGCCACAAGTGCGGTGCGGCTTGAGCAAGACAGTCAAATTGCGAATGTTGTGTTCCAAGATGCTATCGGCAATGGTGGCAACCTCATCATTAAAGCGAACTCGCTCGTCGTGAATACTGGCGCACAACTGAGTTCCAGCACCTTTGGCACAGGCAATGCGGGCAATGTCCTGATTACTGCCAGCGATCAAGTCGTGTTTCAAGGGAGCAGTGCCGATGGGCAATTCAGTAGTGCGGTGTTTAGTAGTGTGGGACCAGGTGGAGAAGGCGATGGTGGCAACGTAGAGATTACAACTTCTGTCCTGGAAGTACTTGACAGTGCTCAACTGATTGCTCGCACTAGTGGTACAGGTGATGCAGGCAATGTCCTAATTAACGCCAGCAATCGGGTTCTGCTCAATAGCTTCAGCCCCACCACTGGACGATCTAGCGGTATTTTTATAAGCAACGCTAACACTTCAGGCATTGGAACAGGTAAGGCTGGCACCCTCAATCTCACCACGACTCAACTCACCCTTAGTAATGGTGCCGTGATTGGTGCCAGCACCGCAAACGACAAACGCGGCGGCGATGTTGCCCTCAACCTCGCCCAACTTTCCCTCCTCGACGGCGGCCAAATTCTTACCACCAGCAACAGCAGCGGCACCGCAGGTGACATCACCCTCACGGCCTCCAATCAAGTTCTGATCAGCGGCACTGACTCCACCTACAGAGACCGATTCGCCCAATTCGGCACAGCCGTCGCCTCCATCAACGCCAACAGCGGTCTCTATGCTCGTGCCAGCAGTCTCACCGGCACCGCAGGCAACATCACCCTCTCTACTCCTCGCCTAACACTTGCCCAGCAAGGCCGTATCGATACCCAATCTGCGACTGGCGATGGTGGCAACATTAATCTCAACGTCCCCCGTCTGCTCCTACTGCGCAACAACAGCCAAATCTCCGCCACCGCAGGCACCAACGCATTCACAGGCGACAGCGGTAACATTGACCTCAACGCCCGCTTTATCATTGCCATCCCCAATGAAAATAGTGACATTACCGCCAACGCATTCACAAGCAACGGTGGTAACATCAACATCATCAATGTTAAGGGACTCTTGGGTTTCAATTTTCCCGCCTGCCCTACGCCTCAAAGTGGTATCACAGCCAGTTCCGATCGGGGTATCACGGGCACAATTTTTCTCACCACACCTGATACCAAATCAAGCAATTAGTGCGACATAATAAAGGGGCAGATTGAATGATTTGGGTAATCCAGCAATGGTGGGTGTCAGTCGGATCGAAATTGTGGAGAGTGTGGCGACGCTAAAAGCGCTGATGTTGGACCAGCCAAGCGTTGAGTCAAAAGAACGTTTGCAATGTCTGTATTGGCTCAAAAGTGGTCAAGCGTCGAACGTGAGTGCGGTTGCCACGTTGCTCGGTCGTCATCGCACGACGGTGCAACGTTGGTTGGCTAAATACCGTAGCGGTGGGATGATGCGTCTGCTTGAAGCGCCCAGCGGCCAAGGACGGAAATCGCAAGTCCCGGAAGCTGTTAAACAAGCGCTCTTGACTCAGTTATCGACGGAGGAAGGCTTCAGCAGTTATGGGGAAGTCCAAGATTGGTTGGCGGCGCGTGGGGTGGATTTGACCTACGGTGGTACCCATTACTACGTACATAATTATCTCCAGGCCAGTTTGAAAGTCAGTCGTCCCCGTAGTCGGTCGCAAAATCCGGCACAAGTCCATCTGTTTAAAAAACCCTCGGAGCCGAACTGCGATTGATGCAAGCTGAGTATCCAGACCAGCCATTGTGCTACTGGTGTCAGGATGAAACGCACCTGGGCTTGCGGACCATCCGGGGCAAACGGCTGACCGCCAAGGGCGTCAAACCGATTTGTCCAGTGCAATGGCCTCGTCAAGCATTCTGGCTCTATGGGCTGGTGTCACCGGCGAGTGGGGC is part of the Romeriopsis navalis LEGE 11480 genome and harbors:
- a CDS encoding two-partner secretion domain-containing protein; this encodes MKLLIASILGILLLPEIGWSQSVIVPDDTLGAERSQVTPNFLGLPVEAIDGGAQRDQNLFHSFREFNVDNGRGAYFAIPNPAIRNVLTRVTGGNPSEILGTIGTFLPTILTTRVPNVNLFLINPNGIVFGETASLDVGASFFATTASGVRWGEGIFSATQPERPADLLTVNPSVFLFGSATPESIEVRSQFLGVPNGEALLLLGGDILIDGGRLNAYGGRVEVGAVGGTGEVKLLESSRLNIPTTLPRADISFTNTARVDVSLDQGGDISFTARNIGLSNSIVRAGIESGLGVEGNRAGDIRLDATSAVRLEQDSQIANVVFQDAIGNGGNLIIKANSLVVNTGAQLSSSTFGTGNAGNVLITASDQVVFQGSSADGQFSSAVFSSVGPGGEGDGGNVEITTSVLEVLDSAQLIARTSGTGDAGNVLINASNRVLLNSFSPTTGRSSGIFISNANTSGIGTGKAGTLNLTTTQLTLSNGAVIGASTANDKRGGDVALNLAQLSLLDGGQILTTSNSSGTAGDITLTASNQVLISGTDSTYRDRFAQFGTAVASINANSGLYARASSLTGTAGNITLSTPRLTLAQQGRIDTQSATGDGGNINLNVPRLLLLRNNSQISATAGTNAFTGDSGNIDLNARFIIAIPNENSDITANAFTSNGGNINIINVKGLLGFNFPACPTPQSGITASSDRGITGTIFLTTPDTKSSN
- a CDS encoding helix-turn-helix domain-containing protein encodes the protein MGNPAMVGVSRIEIVESVATLKALMLDQPSVESKERLQCLYWLKSGQASNVSAVATLLGRHRTTVQRWLAKYRSGGMMRLLEAPSGQGRKSQVPEAVKQALLTQLSTEEGFSSYGEVQDWLAARGVDLTYGGTHYYVHNYLQASLKVSRPRSRSQNPAQVHLFKKPSEPNCD